Genomic segment of Salvia hispanica cultivar TCC Black 2014 chromosome 2, UniMelb_Shisp_WGS_1.0, whole genome shotgun sequence:
tactccctccgtcccggataattcgggtcactttgactgggcacgggttttaagaaatataatgaaaagtggattgaaaaagttagtggaatgtaggtcctacctttataattagttttataatgaaatgtgagtatgaatgagttagtggaatatgaggtccactaccaaaaatggtaaaagtaaaatgagacaaattatgtgggacggaccgaaatagaaaactgggacaaattatccgagacggagggagtaagttgCAATTGTTGTACATTCTAGCACATTATTAGAAGAATCATACAATGAAAACTAATCGGTTATAAGGTACTTAAATAGTATTCTGCAAATACAGATGTGTGGAAAAAAGAATGTCCGTTCTGCAAAACCAAAGTCTGTTACTATCAATGGTGAAAGGAGAAGAGAGGAAGTGggaaacaataattaatttctacatataattattttcctttaaacGCATAAAATTACAGTTCACGGCAACCAGGCATGAACCCGCGCTTCGTCAACCCGAAAATTTTGCAGAATGTTCCAGAGAAGAAGATCCCCTCGATGCAAGAAAACGCAACCGGCCTCTCTGCAAAGCTCTCATCAGACATGTCAATCCAGCTCAGTGCCTTGCACTCAAAACATGCCACAATCTTTCTTGAAAGGGATCAGATACTGTTAGccacaatttaaaattatatttgggAGGCCAAATTATTCGGTTCAAGACGATTCAAGTATTCAACAATTCAATGAACCAGTTGCAAGctgatcaaatttttaaaacactagGTTCACATAGATAAGTTTTTCTAATTGTACAGTTCCCcattcttgaaaaataatttatttttatattactattatacaTCCTTCAAATAATAGCCTGACATGAAACAACTCATAATGATAAGATCAAACATAAATACcacttaataataataaaaaaaaatgcattcaGCACGAACATGTCTCGTACACACGATAACAAAATGATATCACGTTTACACGATTCGATAACGACCAAAAAATCTAGATTAACATTATGAAcaagaatgaaattaaaaacaattgtCACAGTAGTTCATTTTTGTTACGTCCACTAAAATTagtccatttttatttatagatagTATctcacaatatatataaactcGACGACATGATAAGGCCAAACTCGAACAACACACAATAAgataacattaaaaatgaacATTAGTGGACATGCTTGTGGGTGCAATACCTGAATGTTTAGGTGATGCTAAATTCTTGAGAGAAATCTACTTAGATTCTAACCATTTGAATTCAGTCATCCCTCCCAAGTTTTGGTCTCTTAAtgatctcatttttttaaatttgtccTCTAATTCCTTGAATGATCAATTGGCATAACATCTTGGCACTTTAAAGTTAATAAACTCCTTGGATTTTTCTTCGAATCATTTTTCAGGCAATATTCCCAGCTTAATTGATGGTTGTGAATCTTTAGAATTTCttgacttatcaaataatttgtttagTGGATCCATTCCTCATTCACTGGGAGAGGTTAAGGGTTTAGTAAGATTGGATTTATCTTACAATAATATTTCTGGAGCAATACCCAAATCTTTAGAAAACCTTCCCTTTCTTGAAAACTTTAACGTTTTCAACAATAAATTAGAGAGGAAAATTCCAGATAGGGGCCGTTTTTGTAACTTCAGTGCATCGTCTTTTTCCCGCAACTTAGCTCTTTGTGGTGGAATAACATTTGAAGTCCCGCCCTGCTCAGAAATAATCATAGATCATGGTTGAAGAAACTTGTGGTGTCATGGGTTATTTTAGCTATCATCATTGTTTGTGTAATGCTGGTTCTCGTATGCATGCACAAGCGGAAAAAAATAGCTTACATTCCACCGGGAACTACTGAACGCAGAAGAATTTCTTACAATGAACTTGAACTAGGAACAAATTCATTTAGTGAAACCAACCTACTTGGAAGAGGTAGTTTTGCTTTTGTATTCGAAGCAACACTTTTTGATGGGTTAAAAGATGCAGTAAAAGTATTCCATTTGGAACTGCAAGGAGCGGAAAGGAGATTTGAAGTTGAAACTGCTATATTAAGGGATATTCGACACAGAAACTTAGTTCGAGTTATTGGATGTTGTTGCAATATGGAGTTTAAAGCATTGATTCTGGCATACATGCCGTATAGGAGCTTGGATAAATGGTCTCCGATAATTGTGGTTTGGATCTTATACAGACACTGAATATAGCAGTAGATGGTACGGCCGCCTTGGAATATCTTCATCGTTACTACACATTCCCAGTTGTTCATTGTGATATAAAGCCAAGTAATGTGTTGCTTGATCAAGACATGACTGCTCatcttgctgaatttggcaTTTCCAAGCTTTTTGATGGAGGGGAAACAACTATCCAAACACAAACAATGGCAACTATTGGTTACGCAGCACCAGGTGATGCATGCATGATACTTTCGCTTTCTAACTTATATTTCATCATATATAAATGATTTACCTAATCTTAATAAAATGTTGAATGTGTGTAATACTATTAGAGTTTGGAATGATGGCAAAGTCTCAATAAAAGGGGACGTTGCTAGAGATGTTCACTGGAAAGAAGCCAACTGATGATATGTTCGGAGAAGAGATGGGTTTAAAGGAGTGGGTAAGTGAAGCATTAGAGCAAAATGCAGCAACGAAAATTATGGCGTCCGCTCTATTATCAACGGAAGATCAATATCACTCTGCTAGGAGCAATGTTTGTTGTCAATATTTCAATTGGCAATGAAATGTTTAGCCCATTCAGCAGATGAAAGAATCAATATGATTGAAGTTGCGGCCGGTCTACACCATATCTATACAACAATTGTAGCAGGTAATAGAGTTTGATTCTTGTATGTATTGTAGCTTACATTTCTGGAATTTCAATACTGTAAAACTTAATAAGTTGATGTATTGATGGATACATTTGTTCATGAAAGGAAGGAATTTTGCACGCGTGTCGTAGGCGCGTGTTCTTCCTGTTCAACAATACTTATAcattcccacttcccaaaatactattaattagtacGTGGTAAGTCGGAtgtcgatcccacgaggaacGGTCGTATCCGTTATGTATTTCAACGCTTAAGAGTTTGGCGATGCCGCCACGCTTTAATTTAAAGAAGGAGGAAACTACAGAAATTAAACCAGACTTACGAACATAGTGGGAACTAAAGTTTAAATAAGGTAACAATACAAGCAAACTATGAATTTgagacaaaacaaataaactgaTACTTAAACTGGGCAAGTAAGTAAACTGGGCAGTTTAGCAGCAAAATCAGAATAGTGGCgagaaaaataacaacactTTGTAAAATAACATTTTCGGGAATAAAGGGAACAAGGGGAAAGGAACCAGCTTTTGCCACAAAAATTACTAAGTAAAAGAAGCAAAAAGAACTAAGTAGAAGGCTGCTaactaaattctaaatgttcACACCTAAATGAAAGCTAGAGAAGCTAATTTACTAGGAAAGAGACACTTAAAAGGTGAGATCTAAAAGCCTACTTATCTAGCTATTTTGGAGACTTCCTAAGGTAACTAAGCTGACATGAAAagcatgagagagagagtttaaaattgattttggagGCTCCATGTCAAAGAGTGAAAAGGGATTGTACTTGCTGCTTGCTATGGGCTATTATCCAGTGGTCAAAAGTAGTAGACAACTAAACTAAACAAAGGATAAAAGGATTAGCAATTTGAAATCAGATTTTTGGGTTCCTAAATACACTAAGGCACGAAAACTATGAGAAAAGAGAGACTAAAAGACTTCTACACACTTAACTATGCTAAAGAAACATAAGATCAACAAGTTAACTACCTTATTATGCCTtgaaaacaccaaataaaaagCTAAAAATTAGCAACTTGGAGAAGATGAACAAGCTTAAGAACATTCAACAATGGAGGATAGAAATAACTAAAGAAACTGCAGCAACTAAAACACATTAGCTAGCATACAAGAACAAAGCTACTAAGCAAGGGAATATCACCAACAATTGCAACTTAAATTCACAAACGTTTTCTCCTCACTTTTTTTACTGATTTTCGAAATTAAAAGGATGGAAAAGAAGGATTAACTAGCTGACCTAAACACTTAGAAAAGATCAAAGAAATAAGAtgcaaaaagagaaatttaaaCAAGCTAAGCAAGTAAAACTAAACTAGCAACAACCACTAtgtctttttttcttttcttcaatcAAAAGCTTCAAGTAGAATCAGCCCCTGCAAGACCCTTTCAAAAGCataaaaaacttcaaataaacaagaaaaagaatcaACAAGGACAAAGGCTAGCTAGAGAACGAAAATAGTAGAACCAAGGCAAGATTTTAACTAAATGCTCAAGAACACCAACAACCAAACATAAATGCTAAACACCTAGAGATTTAAATACACCAAAAGCTCTTTAAGATCAACCCAACAACCTTAACTAGAGAGTTAAGATGCTGGAAAATGAGTACAAACAAGGATCTAGATCATTCAAAGCATTAAAGCACTACATAAACTACAAGCTTCACCCCATGGTGAGCAAAAGTGGCAATGGCTGCCTATGGTTCGAAATTTACTTCAAGGATGAGAGAAAACTAAGCTTGGAGAGAGGAAATAAAACTAACTAAAGCTAGCTAAAAAGTGGTGTCCCAAAAGTTAGGCCAAAAGATAAGTTTTGTTGTTCTTTTGTTACACATCTTCCAACCAATCTGATGTGGAAGGCTTCTCCACTCCCAATGATGGTAGTTGGCTTCTTTTGCCTTCAAAAGTGTCTCTTGTGGCCATTGGTAGCACAAAGACTCGTCAATTTAACTTTGAAATGCGACTTTGAAGAGCTGTCAGCATTGCTCGGACACTGGCCAATCCATCAAACTGGGCAGTTTGTGTCTTGTGGATTCCTTCCTTCTCCAAATACTGAATTTGTATCCAATTTGCCTCTACTTTTGCATGTAATCCAGAATCCATTCCATTAGCATGCTCGTCGGACCACTCCATTCATTTCCTGCCAAAACATGCATCTTTATatgcaaattttcaacaatataGCATGAAAAGTGACTCCAAAATGGTGACGAATGCTAGCCTATCAGTTCACGATGATGAAAATAAATCCCTCACTCAAAATATGTCTAACGCGAGTGGAACTTGACTTAAAAtacactccctccgtttcatagtagtggaagcatttcttttcgaTATGAAGATTAAGAGAaagatattaaataaaaagatgataAGAGAGGGGAAATTAAGAGTTGGAAGTTACTTtctacttaaaaaaaaaaaatactctactactataaacAGAGTATTGAGTTTTATTTCcataaacttttttattaaatcacaATAAGTCGATggagaatatataattatttttctcattttagttgTGTTGTTCTGTTTTGTTTAGGTCCAAAGTAGGGCTTGTGTCATCccattacattttttcatACTCCTATTTACTATTGTATTGGTGTactttatttgaaaatgaataaaaagaaaaaggaatattttcatttacgCGTCAAATAGCTGTGATTTCGTTCTTCTAGGTGAGAACTTCTTCGAgatttttcttattatgtATTGGAAAATATTGCCAACAATAGTATTTCACTATCTTCGAGATTTTTGGagcttttcataaaaaaataatttgcctgaacatttattttcattatttaggtaaaaaaaaacaggATAAAACGCAAACTAACCACAGTAGAAGAATCCATATTTATCATATAGAAGTCAAACATTTAGACTCGCACTCTTTGCTAGCTACTATCCAATGTGCACCATGAGAAAAGCGataaacaaagcaaaaaatTTAGACTCGTTGCTGGGCTACTACCCAATGTGCACCATGAGAAAAGCGATAAACAATGGAGGGCCTTCCTaacaagtttaattttttttatgcgAATAACATCATCGATTTACAGTATTTTGTGTGAATAGTTGTGCAAAAGTCCCTATCATGATTACAATCACAATATAACCATAGCACCGTTGTTACAAACCCCACTCTATAacatatgtgtatatatatataccttaatagaatatatagtGATGTAGGGAAACAACTACTTAAACGCATAACTAGAGAACAGATTTGCACGGGCTCCACCACTAGCCTCACGCCTTGATGTTACACATTTTTGTTCTCATTATTCTCCTCATGATTGTTCTCCATTTTGTTCTCATTATTCTCCTCATTATGGAAgtggagatggagatggaaTAGGTGATGGAGTTCGAAAAGGGGAAGGTGGACCCCTATGATCCGATGATGATATGCGGATCCTTTGGTTCATCCTCCTCTGAGTGTTCCTTTTTCTATTGGACGCTTCGATCTCAAGATCGATGAATTCTAAAGGTGGACCTTTAGAACGTGTGTGCATACAACCTGAACAAGGAAACACAAGGATTAGagaactcaaaaataaaaataaaaataaagcgAATAAAATCTAGACTAGTAATCTCAATTATTATCACAATATTAAGCTATAATGACAAATTATCTCCAGCAACGGCGtca
This window contains:
- the LOC125206556 gene encoding receptor kinase-like protein Xa21 — encoded protein: MVSDNCGLDLIQTLNIAVDGTAALEYLHRYYTFPVVHCDIKPSNVLLDQDMTAHLAEFGISKLFDGGETTIQTQTMATIGYAAPAVTPLSDSKVQCFKCKGFGHYTLECPTTCDGYWENGSVHSEDEDDGVERAGLEESVNPLMIYSSGDEENEELDA